The DNA region GACCGCGCACGCGCACCGTGCGCACGTCGGCCTCGACGTAATCCACCGAGATGCCGGGGAGCAGTTTCAAAAACTCGCCCACATTGCCTTCGGTGACATCGCCGAACGCGTCGGACGCGATCACGGTCTTGATGTTGAGCGCCTGCTTCTGCTCCACGATGGCCTTCGCGTTACCCTCGCGCTGCGCACCGACGGTGAATGCAGCCAGCTCGATGGTTTCACTGCCATAATCCTTGCTGGTGAGCGCGAGCTCCGGGTTCACCGTGCCGGTCTCGGGCACAGTGACGGACTGCTCAAGGCGATCCAGACCGGTGTAGTTGACGGCGACCTTGGCCTCGCCGGCGGCGACGTCGGAGAACGTGAAATAACCGCCATCACGCGTGACGGTGGTGCGGTCGGAACCGACAAGCTCAACCTGGGCATTTTTGAGATACTGGCCGGTGCTGCTGTTCAGCACGCGGCCGGAGATGGTACCGGCTTCCGCAATACTTGCGGCGAGCGCGGCGATCAGGGACATGGAAAGAACTCCAGGAACGATGGGCAGGGACTTGGATCGCGAGAGACGCGATCCGGTTGGCGGACGTTTTTGCATAACTACAGGGTGGTTGGTGTTGGTGATGTCTGGTTCAGGACAAAGCAGTCGCTACCGGAAGTGATCCGGGAAAAGCCGTCGCCCCCCAGCGATGCGCGCTCAGGTATGCGTGGACGGAAAAGGGTATCCGCCCGCCGGGCACAATCAGGGGAGGCTGGGAGGTCTGCGCGGTTTAACACCGCAACGTCAAAAACCCCTTCAATAATTTTCCCGCACAGAAGTACTTTATTTCAAAAACGTTTCTTCAACCGCCTATCCGACAACAGGACGCCGTAGCGTGCTGCTAAGAAAAAATGCCAAGGCGATCAGCGCGGACCAAGTGAGGAAACGCGTCAGGTGGGACTTCATAAATAAGCCCCATCGCGACGCGGGTTTTGAGTCGCCAGTATAATGGGGCTGATCCGTAGTCGTCAGACCAACATGTGCCCCTGCCTGAAACCTTTGGACGACGCGTTGAAGCTGCGCGGAGCAAAAGAGACTTTTCGCGGCCAGGCGTGGTCGGAGAACTGCCGCGAGTGGGCCTACTATCAAGTGGTCCTCGTGCAGCCGAGCGTGCGCGCTTTTTATCAACTGCCTGATTCCGTCGTCGATCATGCGCATCTGGGAACGCACGATGGCGCGGAGTCGGGGTTTGTGTGCACACTGCATCACGATGCCATCATGGGCGAGCATCCGGCCAGGGCGCGCGCCGGTATTGCAACCATCGATCCTCGCTGACGCACCAGGAGCTGATCCATGTCCCGGTTTGAAGTTGGAAAATGTTATCGGGTGAAAAAGTCATTCACCGCGCTTCGAGATAAGTTCGAAACCGGCGAGCTGCTGACGTACAAAGAAAGCGCTTATTCGCGCTACGACGGGATTACCGGCCATATCTTTCGGGACGAAACCCCGTCGACCCGAGTGTGGGATATTTACGACGGAGACACGCCGGATTTCGGCGATCTTTTTGAAGAAGTTCGATGAACCGCGTGAGTTCCACCTGATGAAAACAATCCACTATCAGCGCGGATTAGTGAGCTTTGAAATTCCCTCGCACTGGTGCGAGGACGCCGATGCGGCCGGCAGCGCCCGGTTTTATGCGGACGGCGACGACACCGGTACGATGCGTTTGAATACTCTCACCTTCGAACGTGAGCAGTTGCAGGCGGTGGAGGAAACCGCGCGCGAAGTCTTTCGTGGCCAGGCGTACGAAATGCTACCTGGTGGGCTGCCGATGCGACATGTGCTGACTACTGAGAACGAAGGTGGCGAATGGCTTCATGTCCATCGCTGGGATGTTCTGGTCGCCGTCTCGCCCGGACACTGGCGACTCGTCTGCTTCGGTTACACCGGACTGGCGTCAGCCGCAGAGGAACCGCGCATGCAAGAGGAGCTTCGCTTCGTGGAGCACGCGGTGCGCACAGCGCGTTACCCGAGTGCTCAGCAAGTGTGACATGCTTCACTATCCCAAAATCCCCGGGAGCCAGAATTGCCCCAGCGGCAGCTGCATCGCCTTCGAGAAATACGACGGCTCGAACCTGCACTGGGATTGGGACCGCGATTTTGGCTGGCACAGCTTCGGCACCCGGCGCGATGCGTTTAATCTGACCGATGAAGGGATCGCCCTGTTTAAGAAACGTCACGCGCACCTGGCTCAGAGTGTAGACCTTTTTTATTCAACGCTGGCCGCGAAACTCGCCGCGATCTTCACGCAGCATCCGTGCTACACCACCTTTCAATCAGCCAAAGTATTCACCGAGTTTCTAGGGCCGAACTCATTCGCCGGGCTCCACAAGCCAGACGATTCAAAAGAACTGCGCCTGTTCGATGTGTGGATCGAGCCCTCCGGCATGATCGGGCCCGAGCAATTCGTCGCCGACTTCGGCAGCCTGCCGATCCCGCGAATCGTTTATCGAGGCAAACTCACCGGGCGATTCTCCGACGAGGTAAGGAATGGCAAATACGGGACGATGGAAGGCGTCGTGTGCAAAGGCGGCACGGGCGGCGACGATCTCTGGATGGTGAAAATCAAGACGAACGCCTACATGGAGCGCTTGAAGAAAGCCTTCGCCGATCGCTGGGAAGATTATTGGGAATGATTTCTTTCATCTAACGCGAAAGCAGGCGCTGCTTATCGGCTGCGCTTTGGATCAGCCATGCATCCGGGCAAAATACAGCATCAGTTGGCCGGACCGGCCATGGGTGATTTTCGGAAGACCGGTCGCTTGACTTGCGATGATCCGTCCTCGGGTTAGTTCGGGAAGACCTGATCCTGACGGCTCAGGCGTTAACCCCAAAAATCAGGAATCATGAGCTTCTCATGCGTTCGTCTTGGCGGGCTGGCATTGCTGGCCTTTATTTCATCGGTGGCAGTGCGGGCCCAGTCATTCACTGGACCGACTTTCGTCGATTTTGTCGCCCGTGGAAATACCAACTACGATATCGCCATATACGCCGATACCGTGGTGGGTGGCTCAGACTACTCTAGCGCTTACGCGAGCTTTGGCGGAATCTACGGCTCCTCTTATAGCTACATAGGCGAGTCCGGCGTTTATTTGCAGTTCAACAATATCCACAAGGTAGGATCACAATGGATTGCTGACTCAGTGTACAAAGCGGAGTTCACCAACGCCACCGGCAACTACGAACACACGTATTACTACAACTTCGCGCTGCCCTCCAGCGGCTGGATCTACGGAAATGCCGAGTGCAATGGCTACAGCCAGACCGTGGATGGTTATATTAACGGCTACGGCACCGCACCGAATGATCCTCCGGCACCCGCGATATCCGTGGCGGGACGCTCCTCGGGCGATAGTGTTCCCGTCGGGACAACGATCACGGTCTACTACAGTGCAACCGATACCAACGGGAATCTGAATGGCATCCGCTATCATGCCTGGAATTCCTCCACCGGCTTCCACGATGACAATTTCGGCAACTACGTCACTCAATCCGGCAGCAGCGGTCAGGTGACGAAAAACTTCACGCTCTCCACTGCCGGCGACTGGTATTTTTGGACCGATGCGCGCGATACCCCCGGGCTGACCGCGAGCACGCCGGCCTTCGGCAGCGGGTTTAAGATCACGGCATACGTCAACTCCACCACCTACTGCGTTCCCGCCTACGCGCCCAGTTACTGGAACGACTGGTCGACCATCCAGTACAACAATAACTGCTATAACTACTCCAACAACGTTCGCACCGACACCTTTGCCCAACCCGGACGGGCCAGCGGCAATATGTACTCCTCCATCAATGCGACTGAGGTGAGCAACGGCGCCATCTCCGATGGTCTCATCCCTACCGACGCATGGTCAGTCGATCCCGATGGCCGGACGAAGATCGCCCTCGTGATCGATCCCGGCTGGGATTTCCATTGGTACCGACAGGACAGTGACGGCCGCTGGTCGCACAAGCCAGGCGGCACTTCGGCCACCAACCTCGATAACTCCGGCAATCTCATCACCAATCCTGAAACGGCCGACCGCGGAGGTTATACCGAGTTTGTTGGCTATTTCTTCACTCCATCCGATTGCGCGCAAGGTCAGGGCCATGCGGTCATCAATTGATCAAACTTCTTCCACGATGAAAATTTCATTCCTTCTCCCCTTTATTCTCTTCGGACTGGCGACCGTGCTCAATGCCCAGACTCCCCAGGAAACCCGCGGCCTTCGCGTTGAGGTGTTGGTTTTTTCCGGTCGCCCCAACCCGACCTTCACCATCACTGATACCAAGCAAATCAGTGATCTCCTCACCTCGGTTGACGCACTCTCCATCGACGCTACTGCGAAAGCCGGCGAAGACCGCCCGATCCTCGGGTACAACGGTATTCGCGTGACTGATCTTTCCGGCTCCGACGCAAATGCGCAGAGTTTCCGGGTGCGCGGTTCCGCTGTAAGCGTCATTCGCAAACAAGCGATCAAAGCCGGCAAGGCCACTGCAGACTCCATCGCCACGACAGACGTGCGCAACGATCAGGGAGCTACCGTGGAGACAAAACTCCTGGAGCTGGCCCGCCAGCAAGGTGCCATCGATGACCGCGTCCTCGCGCTGATTAGAAAATCGAAATAACCCGATATCCCACGACCCCATGTCGCAATCAGCTCATGGGGTCTTCTTTTCCTACGCGAACGATTTCGTGAAAGAGTGAGTCACCCCGATCGGGCCGAGGATGTGGACGTTGAAGGTTTCGAGTTCTTCGGCGGGCGAAGCGGAAAAGGGGTCAAGCTTTGCACTTTGCACATAGCTGAACAAACGGCTCGTACTGCGAGGGGTTCGCCCGGCAGTCGCTCACCAGCCGGCTGAGCCGGAACGGGCTGCCCATATTCAGGCGCTTCGCGATCCACGGATTGCTGGCTGTCGTCGTCGTCTTCATCACTGCCGCGACCGCCACTTTCCAGGGCGCGCCCTTCGCGTCTTCAGCCACGGCCTTTTCGTTTTTCGCCGCCGATTCTGTGGAAACAACCACGCGTCACTTGTCGGACACCACTCCATGCGGCAGCTCGTCTGCAAGCTGTCCGCAAAAAAACGCCTGAAAAATTCTCTCATCTTCATGTCGAAAAGCGGGCCTCCCAATCGACTGCTTGAAAAGTGCCCCTTTCCGGATGGTCACCTATTTACTCACTATGAAATTCATCTGCTTCGGTTACATTGACATTAACGCCTTCGCCGCCCGTCCCGAAGCGGAGAGGCTAGCGATGGTGGACAGCTGCTTCGCCTACGACGAGCAGCTGCGCGCCAACAAACACTTCAAGGGTGGCGAGGGTCTCCAGCCCGCCTTCACGGCAAAGACACTGCGTTACACACGGGACCAGCTCGTTATCACCGACGGTCCGTACGCGGAAACCAAGGAGCAAATCGGCGGAATCATGATCCTCGACGCACGCGATCTGGATCACGCCGTCGAACTTATCTCAAAGCACCCCGGCGCGAAATTCGGTCCTTGGGAAATCCGTCCCGCCGCCGACCTCGACGAGATGATCCGACAAAGTAAAGAGCGGCGGCAAAAAGCATAGATCCTGCGCGCAGGATCTGGCAGGAGCTGAACTCGCGACGCACAAAAACCGCCAGCCGTGCCTCGTTGTCAGTGTAAATGGACTGCTGCAACGGCCGGTCATCCTTAACGCCCACTCCAGCAGTTTCACGATAATCCACAGCTGGTCTTCCATCCCGCAGGAGGGAAGATCGCGCGATAAATGAGGTCCGCAGAAGCCCCACTCACTCGAATGGAAATGGCGGTGGCGTAAGAAAACTTATCAGCCTGTAGTGCGCCGGAGACGACGGTCCGACAAAACAAGCGCATCGATCGCATCAGAGAAAGCTTTCGACATAGCTGCCCCGTTGCGAGCAAGGGGCTTGGCAACAATGGCGGCAGCGAGGAGGGCAAAGCTGCGATATTTACGAGCGGCTACGACGGGATTGTTTTTGTTGATCATGGTGAGACCACCTTTAGCAGCCCGAAGGCCAACAGTCGCCGCGTTCGTGAAACACACGCATCCCGCAGGTGAAAATGTCCCAAAAAAATATCACGTCCTTTGAAAACACCTCTGTTATTCGCCCGGTGAAGTACCCGGAGCGAAAAAAATCAGGGCACAATCAACGCAGTTGACGACGAGGAGCAGACAGCGGAGTCGTCCATCGAAAATGCACGACAACTTCCCCTTGGACTGCAAAATCAACATCCGCCAGGATGGCCGGAGTCATTTGATTCGCAGGACAATCATTGATTCGTGCGGAATGATACGAAGGCCTTCTTCAACGATTAGAGGGAGGGCAAGCGGCGGTTACCCCTTTATCACACCTACGTTTATCCGATGGACGCGAAGATGTCGCGAGGGACGAAGACGGAGGGAAAGCAGGTGTGGGAACAGGATTAAATCCAAAGTACGGTCCCTTAATCCAAGCAACCCCATCCAGCCAGTAACAGCGCGACAATCGCAATCACCGCGAGAATGTTGCCATCGATCTTTCCGAGAATCGGGCGGATCCCCTGCGGATCATGCAGCGCGCCTCGATAGTATTTTTTGAAAAGCAGAGCGGCGAAAAATCCTGAATTCATGGCGAGCCCTAGGTAGACCGCCAGCTGGCATTGCTGGAGTCCGCCCGCTCCCCACAGCAACCAAAGCGCAACGCTGGCGACCGCCAGTTGAGAGGATGCCGCCCAGAACAGATGAAAACGCGCATGCCCCGTCCAACCGGGATGCAAGAGATGGGTTTTGTTCATGTCCGTGATAAACGGGCCGACACCGTACGCGATCGTCGCCATCGTGATCATCAGACGGGCTAAAAGCGAAACGGGCACACTCATCGACGAGACCCTGTCGGCGATGGCCTCTGAGGCAACTCTGCGACGGGAGCCTCTGCCAGGCGCCAATCGCGCACAGTCTTATGCGTATGAACTGGAGTACACAGAATCGCGAGGGTTGAGGGTTGATGATCTTAATCCAGGCGAAGTCGGTGGGTACCGAGTTGAAGGATCAGCCTATGAAGCAGGCGATCGATTATGCCGCCAATCAGGGTGTCGATTGGGTGGTGCTGACGAATGGTGCGCAGTGTCGCGTGTATAAGGTGATTTTCGCTAAGCCGATCGATCAGGAGCTGGTGTGCGAGTTCGATTTCCTGAACCTGGATGCGAGGGACGACACGCATCTGCAGTTTCTCCTTCTGCTCACGAAGGAGGGCTGGGCGAAGTCGGCCGTGGGAGAGTTTCACCAGCAGAAGCAGGCGTTGAGTCGCTTTTATGTGGGCGCGGCGTTGATGAGCGATTCGGTGCTGGGCGCGATCCGGAAGGAATTGAAACGCGTTTCTCCCGACGTGCGGATCGAGGCCGAACAAATCAGCACGGTGCTCGAACACGAGGTCATCAAACGCGAGGTGCTGGAGAGCGAGAAATACGCGGAAGCGATCAAAGCCGTTGCTCGTGCTGCAGCCAAGGTTGCGCGGAATAAAAAAGAGGAAGCTCCGCAAAATGTAATTCCGATTTCAGCGGTTCCGACGCCTCAAGTGGCCGTAGACAGCCCAGCGGCAGCGGTCCCGCCAACAGCAGCCAATTGAACAACCAGTCCGCTCCGTTTCGCGCTTCTTCAGCGTTTAACGAGGAAGTCGGCTTTTGTGATAGATGGAGGAATGCTGTTTCCATCGATGAAACCTGCAGTGCCTACATCTTCATAAAGTTTTCCTCTCGGTAGTTCGATACGGGCGAGATAGAAGACGTTCTCGGTGTGAGAGGACTGTTCCGCTTTCTGAAGCTTCAAAACCGATCCGGCAGGTGCCACCTCAATGATTCGGTATTCACCGCCATACACCTTCTTGCCGATAAACTCGTCGGACAGCGTTGCGGGCATTTGCCAAAACGAGTCGCCAGCCGAGGCCAGTTGGCGACCCAAGCCTCCGGCTACAAATTCGATAATATAGAGCCCCTTCGTTAACTCGTAGCGCTGCCCGATGAATTGGCGGTAGGGCTCTTTCTGGGTGACGTCCCGTTGAAGAAGTCCTGCGCAACCAGACAATGTAAACGCGCAGAGAAGAATGAGCGAAATCCGTGGTTTGTTACCCATATGAGTTACTTCAAAGCCGGTGCAGCGGAGATTGACGGCTCTTTGGGTGCAAGCGGCGGCAGTTGGGTGACTTGTTTTATGTCGCTGCCGCGGATGAGCACTCGATTGATTTGGCCGGAGGAGTTGGTGACGTCGAGTATTACACCACCGCCAAGAGAAACGACCTGCTGCCCGGTTGTCTCTTTACCGTCTTCGTGAACGAGGCGGATTTGTTTCTTGTTCAGCGCCGTGGATAAGGTCTCGAAATCGTTCTTTGCTTTGTGCTCAAGGTAAACGGCTCCACCAAACCCAAAGGCGATGGCGATGAGTGCGGCTAGACACTTCGGAACAATGAGGTCGTCGATTTTTTCCGCGTTCTCGAGGAAAGACTCAGGCGTATGCCGCTTCAACCACTGGACAATGCGGTCGATCAGCAAAAATACGCGCTTACCGAACGGACGAAGTTTGTCTGCCTGGATGAATCGGAACGGCCACAACAGAACGTAAAGAGGACCAACGAGGATCCAGCAGATGAGTGTTCCGTAGAAGTAACGCGTGTACCAGAGAAACGCCACGCCGACGCCGTAGATCAGAGAAAGGATCACGGGTAGCCACGTCGAAAACAGCACATCGTAGAGCGAGAACTCGAATAGCTCTGCGGGAAATCCGGATGAACGAACGAGCTGATTGGTGTAAGCACGGCCCCAAAAATAGAGAACCGATCCAATGACAGTGATCGCCGTCGTTTCGCCGATGAATTTGCCCCACTTCGATTGTTCGACCGAGTCCGCCATGGATGGAACGTGGAAAGTCTTCTGAGCGGTGTGAAGAGAATTGATCGACGTTAGCTTTCCTCGCGACCGCAAACATTACGTTTCGACCCCTTCTGCCCTGGCCCTTCGATTCTTTAGCCGTTCATCGTACGCGCCGAAAGTTCGGCACGTCGCTTGGCAAGAACTCGAATTGCCTCAGCGATGAATAAAGCACCATGCGGAGGCAGATCGCTCGCTTTCTTAGATTTTTCTAAATCCTTTATCGCGGTAGTTAGGCGATCTGAGTGCTCACCCCAGCCAAACGATTCGTCAAACAAGCCGATCAGAGCGTTACGCATGCGTTGATCCTCGGGAAATCGGAATATCAACTGAAAGACGAATTCCCAAAAATGCGGCTGTGTCGAAACAAGATGGCTCGCGAGGATAGCCCTCCGGTTCTCGTCCTTCGCCACCTTCAACAATATCTCTTGATGTTTTTTGAGATCAAATAGGACTGCCTCATCATTGAAATGCCCCACCCGCCGCTTAGAACCTAAATAATCTAAGGTCGCGCAATAGACCCTTTGAGGAAACAGCTCCACAGCTGCCCGCATAAAATCGAGCGAACCCGAGGAGCCTCCTACAGGATTCCAGATGCTGCCATATGCTTTCCAGCCGACTTTTAGAATGCGCTCAAGTTGCCGTTCGAAAATTTTAACCCCTTTCACGGGGGTTGAACGAACATAGGCGCTGGCAACCGTGTTCCTATCGTAATCAGTATCCTGTCGTTGATCGCATGCTCGGGTGAGGACTCGCTCAGCGATTCCGAAGAGCAAAGGCGACATGAGCGTCTTCCCGTGAAGATAAAAGCTGAATAGCTGCAGCAGTGAGTAATATGCCTCCGGAGTGTGCGGTGATTCTACATAGAGGAAAATAATACGCACTTCCTTAGGTGGTAGATCGTGAATCCAATTACCTGAACACAGTGACCATCCGAGGACGTCCGGTTTGATTCCTTTTCGCCGGATCATCTTTTGCAGTCGCTCTCGATTGTCTTTTGATGGGCCAAGAAACCGCAAAATGGTCAGCATTGCCTCATCGGTTCCGGCAGGCATTTCGTCGAGATACTTTTGGACTCGCGCTAATGCATGTTGTTTTAGTCCGTTACAATAGGCTGCGAACAACCACAGATCCTCTGCACTCGATTGAAACGTCCCCATCCTGTTCCAGCACTCCAGCTTTCGATCAAGTATACCGATTTCGTACGCAAGTTGAGTAGCATGGTACTTCTTCGAGGCAGCCATTGCCTTTCTTAGCTTAGGAATGAGTAGGGCCGGTTTTTCGACAAGCTCTCGAGCAATCCCTTTGATCTCGTCCTCATATCGACGTCTTCCGGTTTTAGGATCTTCGTCCCAACCGTACATCGATCCCTCATCTATCCAGATTTGCAGCCGCAACAGAATAGATCCCCGGAAAAACTTATCCATCATCCCGTGGACCTCCTTCAAGATCGGCGGGATCTGTTCAACCCACTTTTCTGCACTGTGCTTCTCCAAATATTCCACTAGTCGTTTTTTCTCTCTCCATAAACCAGACAGCACATCCGAAGGATCTAACTTTAGCCGATCCTTAAAAAAGGAGCCAACTATCAGGCGGTGGAATTTGATGCCTCGCTCCGGAGGAAGATGCTGTAGTTCGTGTATCGCACCACCCAGCCGTTTGAGAGCCTGCTCACGATGAGGACCACTTTTGAGAGCCAGCTTGAAGTGAGCCGAGAACCCTAATTCGCGATGCTCGAACACTTCCTTCCATTGCAACGTTCGAGGTGCATCGCTGATCCGCCAGTTCTGTACCGTTTGTCCGCTCAAGCTATGCGGTGGATCTGAGATGATAAATATCGCTTCGACCCCTAAGGAACGAACTTCCTTGCTAGAATCTTTGAGCAAACGCTGCACCGTGCACCAACGCTCGCTCGGGGGAACAGGGAAAGAGTAATACCACGGCGTGAAGCACTCCAAAAATAGCTTCTTAAAGTTCCCCCCAAGTTGATCCGCGTGATCGGCGACCGCGAATCTCTCAAGCAACGGAAACACGATCTCGCCACTATCCCCGTGGTAAGCAAGACCGTGCAGCAACC from Nibricoccus aquaticus includes:
- a CDS encoding RNA ligase family protein, whose protein sequence is MLHYPKIPGSQNCPSGSCIAFEKYDGSNLHWDWDRDFGWHSFGTRRDAFNLTDEGIALFKKRHAHLAQSVDLFYSTLAAKLAAIFTQHPCYTTFQSAKVFTEFLGPNSFAGLHKPDDSKELRLFDVWIEPSGMIGPEQFVADFGSLPIPRIVYRGKLTGRFSDEVRNGKYGTMEGVVCKGGTGGDDLWMVKIKTNAYMERLKKAFADRWEDYWE
- a CDS encoding YciI family protein; the protein is MKFICFGYIDINAFAARPEAERLAMVDSCFAYDEQLRANKHFKGGEGLQPAFTAKTLRYTRDQLVITDGPYAETKEQIGGIMILDARDLDHAVELISKHPGAKFGPWEIRPAADLDEMIRQSKERRQKA
- a CDS encoding DUF6640 family protein, with the protein product MSVPVSLLARLMITMATIAYGVGPFITDMNKTHLLHPGWTGHARFHLFWAASSQLAVASVALWLLWGAGGLQQCQLAVYLGLAMNSGFFAALLFKKYYRGALHDPQGIRPILGKIDGNILAVIAIVALLLAGWGCLD
- a CDS encoding ATP-binding protein encodes the protein MSIPLSIPELEDAFSVVDEQLRFARFCNSIILAETKRPLPTAPRLDDLPGADGGIDGSWTLPQEPNSANALPFARPGWTIFQFKARSTANGHSNAIKGLKASVKGAAKEVIERAKRPGELKQYTLFTNLGLGRTQSTTTRNGRLLKEERDSLRSAILDGLPETEHVEVEIIDAGFLQAAVNRHRAIRETYFASPVFQSWHENWQLLEKQKHGETLLPMVGRKKQLDELKEMLSDPDVAFIGISGASGMGKSRLLLEACTEIASETFFVRNTAKTSMMAADLKSYASGQQVLIVVEDLRQEEAKAFAEQAILTAGLRIVATIPAEEHLPQLNLGEMPQIKSLRVLPLTYNDARELLKVAQTKLSNNDIDWAIQEAGGNPQILLVASELGSPLRVHQTTLKQRVAAKFVQRSEALFGPPVISALELLSCLSPFPTNRSEPVVALKSCLTLSADLGTLRHYRDRLADAGFLEVSGRDRNDVSVSPPLLATFLLERLIGDDSARVLKIYQALDDDGKKRLIERLISVDSSAGEGLWNYVFGPTGPFAAAGAIEMEIDALLDLVRAAPRQTAMFLVKRADELLGLVEQSKHKAGEGLAGLLSPELTAHQHNQKIDGIRSRIRGLLHGLAYHGDSGEIVFPLLERFAVADHADQLGGNFKKLFLECFTPWYYSFPVPPSERWCTVQRLLKDSSKEVRSLGVEAIFIISDPPHSLSGQTVQNWRISDAPRTLQWKEVFEHRELGFSAHFKLALKSGPHREQALKRLGGAIHELQHLPPERGIKFHRLIVGSFFKDRLKLDPSDVLSGLWREKKRLVEYLEKHSAEKWVEQIPPILKEVHGMMDKFFRGSILLRLQIWIDEGSMYGWDEDPKTGRRRYEDEIKGIARELVEKPALLIPKLRKAMAASKKYHATQLAYEIGILDRKLECWNRMGTFQSSAEDLWLFAAYCNGLKQHALARVQKYLDEMPAGTDEAMLTILRFLGPSKDNRERLQKMIRRKGIKPDVLGWSLCSGNWIHDLPPKEVRIIFLYVESPHTPEAYYSLLQLFSFYLHGKTLMSPLLFGIAERVLTRACDQRQDTDYDRNTVASAYVRSTPVKGVKIFERQLERILKVGWKAYGSIWNPVGGSSGSLDFMRAAVELFPQRVYCATLDYLGSKRRVGHFNDEAVLFDLKKHQEILLKVAKDENRRAILASHLVSTQPHFWEFVFQLIFRFPEDQRMRNALIGLFDESFGWGEHSDRLTTAIKDLEKSKKASDLPPHGALFIAEAIRVLAKRRAELSARTMNG